One Triticum dicoccoides isolate Atlit2015 ecotype Zavitan chromosome 5B, WEW_v2.0, whole genome shotgun sequence genomic window carries:
- the LOC119305688 gene encoding purine permease 3-like, with protein MEVEATAQRRAQQQPCKNGSVEQLPSGAAKPLRHNPLLVINFLLMVVGSAFGPLLLRAYFLHGGTRKWLSSLLQTAGWPLLLAPLSASFLSRRRSNKNGCSATPLFLMSPRLLVATVAVGLMTGLDDLLYAYGLAYLPVSTSSILISTQLAFTAGFALLLVRQRFTAFSVNAVVLLSVGAAMLGMNAGGDRPAGVTRAQYYAGFGMTLGAAALYGLMLPVMELSQARHAARTGATVTYTLVMEMQIVIGFTATAFSAIGMFVNNDFHAIPREAREFGLGQIGYYLLLAGSAIVYQFFFLGTIGAIFYGSALLAGVIMTVLIPVTEVLAVLFFHEPFNGTKGVALALSLWGFVSYLYGEVRAKAQQSDKPLNTEHLDP; from the exons ATGGAGGTGGAAGCAACAGCCCAGCGCCGCGCGCAGCAGCAACCATGCAAGAACGGCAGCGTCGAGCAGCTCCCCAGCGGCGCCGCTAAaccgctccgccacaaccccctcctcGTCATCAACTTCCTCCTCATGGTCGTCGGCTCGGCGTTCGGCCCGCTCCTCCTCCGCGCCTACTTCCTCCATGGCGGCACGCGAAAGTGGCTCTCCAGCCTGCTCCAGACCGCCGGCTGGCCGCTCCTGCTCGCGCCGCTCAGCGCCTCCTTTCTCTCCCGCCGCCGGAGCAACAAAAACGGCTGCTCGGCCACGCCGCTCTTCCTCATGTCGCCCCGCCTCCTGGTCGCGACCGTCGCCGTCGGCCTCATGACCGGCCTCGACGACCTCCTCTACGCCTACGGGCTGGCCTACCTCCCGGTGTCCACCTCCTCCATCCTCATCTCCACGCAGCTGGCCTTCACGGCCGGCTTCGCGCTGCTGCTCGTGCGCCAGCGCTTCACGGCCTTCTCCGTGAACGCCGTGGTGCTGCTCAGCGTCGGCGCCGCCATGCTGGGCATGAACGCCGGAGGTGACCGCCCCGCGGGGGTGACGCGGGCGCAGTACTACGCCGGGTTCGGCATGACGCTGGGCGCCGCGGCGCTCTACGGCCTCATGCTGCCCGTCATGGAGCTCAGCCAAGCGAGGCACGCGGCGAGGACCGGCGCGACCGTCACGTACACCCTTGTCATGGAGATGCAGATCGTCATCGGGTTCACCGCTACGGCCTTCAGCGCCATCGGGATGTTTGTGAACAACGATTTCCAC GCCATCCCAAGAGAAGCCCGGGAGTTCGGGCTCGGTCAGATTGGCTACTACCTACTGCTAGCCGGTTCGGCCATTGTGTACCAGTTCTTCTTCCTCGGCACCATCGGCGCCATCTTCTATGGCTCGGCACTACTTGCCGGTGTCATCATGACCGTGCTCATCCCAGTGACTGAGGTGCTCGCCGTCCTGTTCTTTCATGAGCCATTCAACGGCACCAAAGGTGTCGCCCTCGCGCTCTCCCTTTGGGGCTTCGTCTCCTACTTATATGGGGAAGTCCGGGCCAAGGCACAACAGTCCGACAAACCCCTGAATACGGAGCATTTGGACCCTTAG